One Streptomyces mobaraensis NBRC 13819 = DSM 40847 DNA segment encodes these proteins:
- a CDS encoding DNA polymerase III subunit delta': MAVWDDLVGQDRVTEQLSAAARDADALVTAVEADRTAGQGEAPAEMSGSRMTHAWLFTGPPGSGRATAARAFAAALQCVSPDRALPGGAPGCGFCDGCHTTLVGTHADVEIVRTDLLSIGVKETRELVRRAQLSPAGGRWQVIVLEDADRLTEGAGNVLLKAVEEPAPRTVWLLCAPSLEDVLPTIRSRCRSLTLRTPSTAAVADVLVRRDGIEPELAARVARATQGHIGRARRLATDERARTRRAAVLRLPLRVDDVGGCLKAAQELIDAAAEDAKQVAEEVDAKETEELRAALGAAAGTGGRLPRGTAGAMKELQDRQKRRSTRTQRDSLDLALTELTGFYRDVLALQLGSRVELANADDRDTLQRIASASRPEHTLRRIEAIGACREALDRNVAPLLAVEAMTMALRAG, encoded by the coding sequence ATGGCGGTATGGGACGACCTGGTCGGACAGGACCGGGTCACGGAGCAGCTCTCCGCTGCCGCCCGTGACGCGGACGCGCTGGTCACGGCCGTGGAGGCGGACCGCACGGCGGGGCAGGGGGAGGCGCCCGCAGAGATGTCCGGCTCCCGGATGACGCACGCGTGGCTGTTCACCGGCCCGCCCGGCTCCGGCCGGGCCACCGCGGCCCGCGCCTTCGCGGCGGCCCTGCAGTGCGTGAGCCCGGACCGGGCGCTCCCCGGCGGCGCCCCCGGCTGCGGCTTCTGCGACGGCTGCCACACGACGCTCGTGGGCACGCACGCCGACGTCGAGATCGTCCGCACGGACCTGCTCTCGATCGGCGTCAAGGAGACCCGCGAGCTCGTCCGGCGCGCCCAGCTCTCACCGGCCGGCGGCCGGTGGCAGGTGATCGTGCTGGAGGACGCCGACCGCCTCACCGAAGGCGCCGGGAACGTGCTGCTCAAGGCCGTGGAGGAGCCCGCTCCGCGGACCGTGTGGCTGCTGTGCGCCCCCTCGCTGGAGGACGTCCTGCCGACGATCCGCTCCCGCTGCCGGTCCCTGACCCTGCGCACGCCGTCCACCGCCGCCGTCGCGGACGTCCTCGTCCGCCGGGACGGCATCGAGCCGGAGCTCGCCGCCCGGGTGGCCCGCGCCACCCAGGGCCACATCGGCCGCGCCCGCCGCCTGGCCACGGACGAACGCGCCCGGACGCGCCGCGCCGCGGTGCTCAGGCTGCCGCTCCGGGTCGACGACGTGGGCGGCTGCCTGAAGGCGGCCCAGGAGCTGATCGACGCGGCGGCCGAGGACGCCAAGCAGGTCGCCGAGGAGGTCGACGCCAAGGAGACCGAGGAGCTGCGCGCCGCGCTCGGTGCCGCGGCCGGCACCGGCGGCCGGCTCCCGCGCGGCACGGCCGGTGCCATGAAGGAGCTCCAGGACCGGCAGAAGCGCCGGTCCACCCGGACGCAGCGCGACAGCCTGGACCTGGCCCTGACCGAGCTCACCGGCTTCTACCGCGACGTCCTCGCCCTCCAGCTCGGCTCCCGCGTCGAACTGGCCAACGCCGACGACCGCGACACCCTCCAGCGGATCGCCTCCGCCTCCCGCCCCGAGCACACCCTGCGCCGCATAGAAGCCATCGGCGCCTGCCGCGAGGCCCTCGACCGCAATGTGGCGCCCCTGCTCGCCGTGGAGGCCATGACGATGGCCCTGCGGGCGGGCTGA
- the tmk gene encoding dTMP kinase — translation MTRAEQPTVVTSPSGALAADSRERAVRALLRIPSLRRLWSAQAAGGVGDALGLLVLLLLALQAAVTAGSFGGGYRGAAFAVAAVLGARLLATLLLGTVLLGPFNALLAPSGPLDRRWTMIGADAVRALLLAVAPVWIDFTESKALASLLVTAFLLGVAERVWTVAKDGVAPTLLPRPPLEGAAVRPVPDHGDALRRLTLRTSFVALPAAAAALVAVTLVSNLLGSGIDWFHQHQPALGSYLAAALFNASGVIVYFLALPAAREVTARSPLEGLRRPKRDQAPDKGRTGGIPVFVLSCAAVAGAVAAAFGVAVLQAYDLGGGPVAFGLLALALTGGPVLGIRSAGRVLPGFSRRRLLALSLAVTGVALLAAGLVPDATTVLLLILVAGVSAGVVANTGHALLDQEAEEERRPGVTEHLHAVVRVTVAPAAVVAPVLAALIGPHRAESGNFVFDHGGAAFTLMLIGALLLPVGALVLGKTDDRHGVPFHRDLLDAVRDGDPVEATAADGFFLVFDGGDGAGKSTQVQAIAEWIRSKGHEVVVTREPGATAIGKRLRAILLDVASAGLSDRAEALLYAADRAEHINAVVRPALERGAVVISDRYIDSSVAYQGAGRDLSPTEIARINRWATEGLVPHLTVLLDVSPETARERFTEAPDRLESEPAEFHERVRKGFLALAAADPARYLVVDAGQEPEAVTTVVRHRLDEVLPLSAQEIEAREAARRAAEAEARRKAEEEAARKAEEERLERERQERLAKLRAEEEERKRREAEEARRLEAERQAEEARQRAEEARRLADEERRRREAEDRARAAEQERLRKQAEEEARLRAEAEERRREKQRKAEEALLRAEAARTAGDGAAADGAAGDGVAAAEGASADGAPGIGAGARAAAGADEAPTVERSALRESGAEGAAGAGAAGKAADLTKRATASDAGSAAPRAGARAADAERTEQLRVPPVHRPDPRESLLMRDADETVTVQSPLVHRKDPHEADRAAGGEAVSGEAGAEDETAVLPTTGPAGAGKAKAVGGKGASGEAAAEDETAVLPTTGPAGAGKAKAVGGKGASGEAAAEDETAVLPTTGSTRSGKASVGAEDETAYLPPVRSDGPASAGAPEAAEDETTVLPPVPTLPPPVQRVTWGLRSGKNDADGAETAGPTDAGRAEDPVERVPDWLFRPEESAGTDRPGGAEGERTPADDADGMRTREMPRPGAEADAAGAAERARKARRRPEWAEGDREGDDAEAPTLADDLFGRRAGGSGDGPDGGASGAPGRRGGR, via the coding sequence ATGACGCGAGCCGAGCAGCCAACAGTGGTGACCTCTCCCTCAGGGGCACTGGCCGCGGACTCCCGCGAGCGTGCCGTCCGCGCCCTGCTGCGCATCCCCTCGTTGCGCCGACTGTGGAGCGCCCAGGCCGCGGGGGGCGTCGGCGACGCCCTCGGCCTGCTGGTCCTGCTCCTGCTGGCGCTCCAGGCGGCCGTCACCGCCGGATCGTTCGGCGGCGGGTACCGGGGCGCCGCCTTCGCCGTGGCCGCCGTCCTCGGCGCGCGGCTGCTCGCGACGCTGCTGCTGGGCACGGTCCTGCTCGGCCCCTTCAACGCGCTGCTGGCGCCCTCGGGGCCGCTCGACCGGCGCTGGACGATGATCGGCGCCGACGCCGTCCGGGCGCTGCTGCTGGCCGTCGCCCCGGTGTGGATCGACTTCACCGAGAGCAAGGCGCTGGCGTCCCTGCTGGTCACGGCCTTCCTCCTGGGCGTCGCCGAGCGGGTGTGGACCGTGGCCAAGGACGGCGTGGCGCCCACGCTGCTGCCGCGGCCGCCCCTTGAGGGCGCGGCCGTCCGGCCCGTCCCGGACCACGGCGACGCGCTGCGGCGGCTGACGCTGCGCACGTCGTTCGTCGCCCTGCCGGCCGCCGCGGCGGCCCTCGTCGCCGTCACCCTGGTGAGTAATCTGCTGGGCTCCGGCATCGACTGGTTCCACCAGCACCAGCCGGCGCTCGGCTCGTACCTCGCGGCGGCCCTGTTCAACGCCTCCGGCGTGATCGTCTACTTCCTGGCCCTGCCCGCCGCGCGGGAGGTGACGGCGCGCTCCCCGCTGGAGGGCCTGCGCCGGCCGAAGCGCGACCAGGCGCCCGACAAGGGCCGGACCGGCGGCATCCCCGTCTTCGTGCTGTCCTGCGCGGCCGTCGCCGGGGCGGTCGCCGCCGCGTTCGGCGTCGCCGTCCTCCAGGCGTACGACCTGGGCGGCGGCCCGGTGGCCTTCGGGCTGCTGGCCCTGGCCCTCACCGGCGGACCGGTGCTCGGCATCCGGAGCGCGGGCCGCGTCCTGCCCGGGTTCTCCCGCCGCAGGCTGCTGGCCCTCTCCCTGGCCGTCACGGGCGTCGCGCTGCTGGCCGCCGGGCTGGTGCCCGACGCCACGACCGTGCTGCTGCTGATCCTGGTCGCCGGCGTCTCCGCGGGCGTCGTGGCGAACACCGGGCACGCCCTCCTCGACCAGGAGGCCGAGGAGGAGCGCCGCCCGGGCGTCACGGAGCACCTGCACGCGGTCGTCCGGGTGACCGTGGCGCCGGCCGCGGTCGTCGCCCCCGTCCTCGCCGCACTCATCGGCCCGCACCGGGCCGAGAGCGGCAACTTCGTCTTCGACCACGGCGGCGCGGCCTTCACCCTGATGCTGATCGGCGCGCTGCTGCTGCCGGTGGGCGCGCTCGTCCTGGGCAAGACCGACGATCGGCACGGGGTGCCGTTCCACCGCGACCTGCTCGACGCCGTCCGCGACGGCGACCCGGTCGAGGCGACCGCCGCCGACGGCTTCTTCCTGGTGTTCGACGGCGGCGACGGCGCCGGCAAGTCCACCCAGGTGCAGGCCATCGCCGAGTGGATCCGCTCCAAGGGCCACGAGGTCGTCGTCACCCGCGAACCCGGCGCCACGGCCATCGGCAAGCGGCTGCGGGCCATCCTGCTGGACGTCGCGTCGGCCGGGCTCTCGGACCGCGCGGAGGCGCTGCTGTACGCCGCCGACCGCGCGGAGCACATCAACGCCGTCGTCCGGCCCGCCCTGGAGCGCGGCGCGGTCGTCATCTCCGACCGCTACATCGACTCGTCCGTCGCCTACCAGGGCGCCGGCCGCGACCTGTCCCCGACCGAGATCGCCCGGATCAACCGCTGGGCGACGGAGGGGCTCGTCCCGCACCTGACGGTGCTGCTGGACGTCTCGCCGGAGACCGCGCGGGAACGCTTCACCGAGGCGCCCGACCGGCTGGAGTCCGAGCCCGCCGAGTTCCACGAGCGGGTGCGGAAGGGCTTCCTCGCCCTGGCCGCCGCCGACCCGGCGCGCTACCTGGTCGTCGACGCCGGGCAGGAGCCCGAGGCCGTCACCACCGTGGTGCGCCACCGCCTCGACGAGGTCCTGCCGCTGTCCGCGCAGGAGATCGAGGCCCGTGAGGCGGCCCGCAGGGCCGCCGAGGCCGAGGCCCGCCGCAAGGCGGAGGAGGAGGCGGCGCGCAAGGCCGAGGAGGAGCGGCTGGAGCGCGAACGGCAGGAGCGGCTGGCCAAGCTGCGCGCGGAGGAAGAGGAGCGCAAGCGGCGGGAGGCCGAGGAGGCCCGGCGCCTGGAGGCCGAACGGCAGGCGGAGGAGGCGCGGCAGCGCGCCGAGGAGGCGCGCCGGCTCGCGGACGAGGAGCGCAGGCGCCGTGAGGCGGAGGACCGCGCCCGGGCCGCCGAGCAGGAGCGGCTGCGCAAGCAGGCCGAGGAGGAGGCGCGGCTGCGCGCCGAGGCCGAGGAGCGGCGGCGCGAGAAGCAGCGCAAGGCCGAGGAGGCGCTGCTGCGCGCGGAGGCGGCGCGGACGGCGGGCGACGGCGCTGCCGCGGACGGTGCCGCGGGGGATGGTGTGGCCGCCGCGGAGGGCGCGTCCGCGGACGGTGCGCCGGGGATCGGCGCCGGGGCGCGGGCCGCCGCCGGGGCCGACGAGGCGCCCACGGTCGAGCGGTCGGCGCTGCGGGAGAGCGGCGCCGAGGGCGCGGCCGGTGCGGGTGCGGCCGGGAAGGCCGCCGATCTGACGAAGCGGGCGACGGCGTCCGACGCCGGGTCCGCCGCTCCCCGGGCGGGGGCGCGGGCCGCCGACGCGGAGCGGACCGAGCAGCTCCGGGTCCCGCCGGTGCACCGTCCCGACCCGCGCGAGTCGCTGCTCATGCGGGACGCCGACGAGACGGTGACCGTCCAGTCGCCGCTGGTGCACCGCAAGGATCCGCACGAGGCGGACAGGGCGGCCGGCGGGGAGGCCGTTTCCGGCGAGGCCGGTGCGGAGGATGAGACGGCGGTGCTGCCGACCACCGGTCCGGCCGGGGCCGGGAAGGCGAAGGCGGTCGGCGGGAAGGGCGCCTCCGGTGAGGCTGCTGCGGAGGACGAGACCGCCGTGCTGCCGACCACCGGTCCGGCCGGGGCCGGGAAGGCGAAGGCGGTCGGCGGGAAGGGCGCCTCCGGTGAGGCTGCTGCGGAGGACGAGACCGCCGTGCTGCCGACCACCGGCTCGACCCGGTCCGGGAAGGCGTCCGTCGGCGCGGAGGACGAGACCGCGTACCTGCCGCCGGTGCGCTCGGACGGGCCGGCGTCGGCCGGTGCGCCGGAAGCGGCCGAGGACGAGACGACGGTGCTGCCTCCCGTGCCGACGCTTCCGCCGCCGGTGCAGCGGGTCACCTGGGGACTGCGCTCCGGGAAGAACGACGCGGACGGTGCCGAGACCGCGGGGCCGACGGACGCCGGGCGGGCCGAGGACCCGGTGGAGCGGGTTCCGGACTGGCTGTTCCGCCCGGAGGAGTCCGCCGGCACCGACCGGCCGGGCGGCGCCGAGGGGGAGCGCACTCCGGCGGACGACGCGGACGGCATGCGCACGCGTGAGATGCCGCGCCCCGGCGCGGAAGCGGACGCGGCGGGCGCGGCGGAGCGGGCACGCAAGGCCCGGCGGCGCCCGGAGTGGGCCGAGGGCGACCGGGAGGGCGACGACGCCGAGGCGCCGACGCTCGCGGACGACCTCTTCGGCCGGCGGGCCGGCGGCAGCGGCGACGGTCCGGACGGCGGCGCTTCCGGCGCCCCCGGCCGACGCGGAGGCCGCTGA